A window of the Tessaracoccus sp. MC1865 genome harbors these coding sequences:
- a CDS encoding GTPase has translation MSLIADHLAALTEVLDLAQGRIPAEAEARARAVLAHAPRRLAAGAQTVVAIAGATGSGKSSLFNALTGTRLAEQGPRRPTTALTMAASFSATNSRLLDLLAVARRHEVEPPAGGMQDLILLDLPDHDSTATAHRDEVDRLVALVDQFTWVLDPQKYADAALHQRYLRPLARHREVITVVLNQADKLSPEDLARCLAHIRRLLDDDGLHGVPILATSAVTGMGIDDLRGRLAKLATGKRAATTRLQADAAVAARELDAAMGRAVTRGVSKDTVQRLNAQLSAAAGVPIVVDAVRNSVKHRGRLATGWPLVKWIGRLKPDPLKRLRLGVKRGAAPAELEPPGGLTRSSLPARSAAASSHLSTGLRGLANELGDGMPAGWRDAISRAVHTSEATLPDQLDRAVVATDLKVDRTPVWWQLIRALQWVLIVAVVAGALWLTLNVVLSYFGLPKVDIYPVGPDGGLQLPVPTLMVIGGVVAGIVLSGLSGLAISAAAKGAAKRARKALNASVAEVGSEHVVAPAEAEVQRYVQARSALDRLS, from the coding sequence ATGTCCCTGATCGCCGACCACCTCGCAGCACTCACCGAGGTCCTCGACCTCGCGCAGGGCCGCATCCCAGCCGAGGCGGAGGCCCGCGCCCGCGCCGTCCTGGCGCACGCCCCCCGCAGGCTGGCCGCCGGCGCCCAGACCGTCGTCGCCATCGCGGGCGCCACCGGATCCGGCAAGTCCAGCCTCTTCAACGCCCTCACCGGCACCCGCCTGGCAGAGCAGGGCCCCCGCAGGCCCACGACGGCGCTCACCATGGCCGCCAGCTTCTCCGCCACCAACAGCCGCCTGCTGGACCTGCTGGCGGTGGCGCGCCGCCACGAGGTGGAGCCGCCCGCAGGCGGCATGCAGGACCTGATCCTGCTCGACCTGCCGGACCACGACTCCACCGCCACGGCCCACCGCGACGAGGTGGACCGTCTCGTGGCGCTCGTCGACCAGTTCACCTGGGTGCTCGACCCCCAGAAGTACGCCGACGCCGCCCTCCACCAGCGCTACCTGCGGCCGTTGGCCCGGCACCGCGAGGTCATCACCGTGGTGCTGAACCAAGCCGACAAGCTCTCTCCCGAAGACCTGGCGCGCTGCCTCGCGCACATCCGCCGGCTGCTCGACGACGACGGGCTCCACGGCGTGCCCATCCTCGCCACGTCGGCGGTCACCGGCATGGGGATCGACGACCTCCGCGGCCGCCTGGCGAAGCTTGCCACCGGGAAGCGCGCGGCGACCACCCGGCTCCAGGCAGACGCCGCCGTCGCCGCCCGGGAACTCGACGCGGCCATGGGCCGCGCCGTCACCCGCGGCGTGAGCAAGGACACCGTCCAGCGGCTCAACGCCCAACTGTCCGCCGCAGCGGGGGTGCCCATCGTGGTCGACGCGGTGCGCAACTCGGTGAAGCACCGGGGTCGCCTGGCCACGGGCTGGCCGCTGGTGAAGTGGATCGGCAGGTTGAAGCCGGATCCGTTGAAGCGGCTGCGCCTCGGGGTGAAGCGCGGCGCGGCACCGGCTGAGCTGGAACCGCCGGGCGGGCTGACGCGCAGCTCGCTGCCGGCACGCTCGGCCGCGGCGTCGTCACACCTCTCCACGGGTCTGCGTGGGCTCGCCAACGAACTGGGCGACGGCATGCCCGCCGGCTGGCGCGACGCCATCAGCCGCGCCGTGCACACGTCGGAGGCGACGCTGCCGGACCAGCTCGACCGCGCCGTCGTCGCCACCGACCTCAAGGTGGACCGCACGCCCGTGTGGTGGCAGCTGATCAGGGCCCTGCAGTGGGTGCTGATCGTCGCCGTCGTGGCGGGCGCCCTGTGGCTGACGCTCAACGTGGTGCTGAGCTACTTCGGGCTGCCGAAGGTGGACATCTACCCGGTCGGCCCCGACGGCGGGCTCCAACTGCCCGTGCCCACGCTGATGGTGATCGGTGGGGTGGTGGCCGGGATCGTGCTCTCGGGCCTGTCCGGCCTCGCGATCAGCGCCGCCGCGAAGGGCGCGGCGAAGCGCGCGAGGAAGGCGCTCAACGCGTCGGTGGCGGAGGTGGGCAGCGAGCACGTCGTCGCCCCTGCCGAGGCGGAGGTTCAGCGCTACGTGCAGGCCCGCTCCGCCCTGGATCGGCTCAGCTAG
- the ettA gene encoding energy-dependent translational throttle protein EttA has protein sequence MAEFIYSMQNVRKTAGEKVILDNVTLYFLPGAKIGVVGPNGAGKSTLLKVMAGLERPNNGEAALKKDATVGILLQEPPLDEDKTVIENVELAVAETKAMMDRFNEIGALMGEPDADFDKLLEEMGTLQTELDHREAWELDSKLQQAMDALQCPPPDAPVNVLSGGERRRVALCKLLLEEPDLLLLDEPTNHLDAESVDWLEKHLKNYPGAVLAVTHDRYFLDNVAEWICEIDRGRLHPYEGNYSTYLQSKRERLQIEGKKDAKRAKILEKELEWVRSNPKARQAKSKARLARYEELAAEAERGRAVDLSEINIPPGPRLGSVVLEVRNLKKGFGERVLIDDLTFTLPRAGIVGIIGPNGVGKTTLFKTITGLEEADAGTVKVGETVKFSYVDQGRSGIDPKKNVWEVVSDGLDHIKVANFEMPSRAYVASFGFKGPDQQKLAGVLSGGERNRLNLALTLKQGGNVLLLDEPTNDLDVETLQSLEDALLDFPGCAVVISHDRWFLDRVATHILAWEGTDEDPANWFWFEGNFADYEQNKIERLGPMASRPKSTAHRRLTR, from the coding sequence GTGGCTGAGTTCATCTACAGCATGCAGAACGTCCGGAAGACCGCCGGTGAAAAGGTCATTTTGGATAACGTCACCCTCTACTTCCTGCCAGGCGCCAAGATCGGCGTCGTCGGTCCGAACGGAGCCGGCAAGTCCACCCTCCTGAAGGTGATGGCGGGCCTCGAGCGGCCCAACAACGGTGAAGCCGCCCTCAAGAAGGACGCCACCGTCGGGATCCTGCTCCAGGAGCCCCCGCTCGACGAGGACAAGACCGTCATCGAGAACGTCGAACTGGCCGTCGCCGAAACCAAGGCGATGATGGACCGGTTCAACGAGATCGGCGCCCTGATGGGGGAGCCGGACGCAGATTTCGACAAGCTCCTCGAAGAGATGGGCACGCTCCAGACGGAGCTCGACCACCGCGAGGCGTGGGAGCTCGACTCGAAGTTGCAGCAGGCCATGGACGCGCTCCAGTGCCCGCCGCCGGACGCCCCGGTCAACGTGCTCTCCGGTGGCGAGCGACGCCGCGTGGCGCTGTGCAAGCTGCTGCTGGAAGAGCCTGACCTGCTGCTCCTCGACGAGCCCACCAACCACCTCGACGCCGAATCCGTCGACTGGCTGGAGAAGCACCTCAAGAACTACCCGGGCGCCGTCCTGGCGGTCACGCACGACCGCTACTTCCTCGACAACGTCGCGGAGTGGATCTGTGAGATCGACCGCGGCCGGCTGCACCCGTACGAGGGCAACTACTCCACCTACCTGCAGAGCAAGCGGGAGCGCCTGCAGATCGAGGGCAAGAAGGACGCCAAGCGCGCCAAGATCCTCGAAAAGGAACTCGAGTGGGTGCGCTCCAACCCGAAGGCCCGCCAGGCCAAGAGCAAGGCCCGCCTGGCCCGCTACGAGGAACTGGCGGCCGAGGCCGAGCGGGGTCGCGCCGTCGACCTCTCCGAGATCAACATCCCGCCGGGCCCGCGCCTGGGCTCCGTCGTCCTCGAGGTGCGCAACCTCAAGAAGGGCTTCGGTGAGCGGGTGCTGATCGACGACCTCACGTTCACCCTTCCGCGCGCCGGCATTGTGGGCATCATCGGCCCCAACGGCGTCGGCAAGACCACGCTGTTCAAGACCATCACCGGTCTTGAGGAGGCCGACGCCGGCACGGTGAAGGTGGGCGAGACGGTGAAGTTCAGCTACGTGGACCAGGGCCGCTCGGGCATCGACCCGAAGAAGAACGTGTGGGAGGTCGTCTCCGACGGGCTCGACCACATCAAGGTGGCGAACTTCGAGATGCCGTCGCGCGCCTACGTCGCATCGTTCGGCTTCAAGGGCCCGGACCAGCAGAAGCTGGCCGGCGTGCTGTCCGGTGGTGAGCGCAACCGCCTCAACCTGGCGCTGACGCTGAAGCAGGGCGGCAACGTCCTCCTGCTCGATGAGCCCACCAACGACCTGGACGTGGAGACGCTGCAGTCGCTCGAAGACGCACTGCTCGACTTCCCCGGCTGCGCCGTCGTGATCTCCCACGACCGCTGGTTCCTGGACCGTGTCGCCACGCACATCCTGGCGTGGGAGGGTACCGACGAGGACCCGGCGAACTGGTTCTGGTTCGAGGGTAACTTCGCCGACTACGAGCAGAACAAGATCGAGCGCCTCGGCCCCATGGCGTCGCGCCCGAAGTCGACGGCCCACCGCCGCCTGACCCGCTGA
- a CDS encoding RNA polymerase sigma factor, whose amino-acid sequence MDEAQFDRLYTGSFQKLVGQIYAMCGNLAEAQDCVQEAFIRAWDHRRKLDWDQNPEAWIRTTAYRLAVSRWRKARRGFRQADRAVEPERTYEPSPDRVAINRALDQLPDDQRRAIVLYHLCDMSVSQVADEVGSPTGTVKARLARGRATLARLLNTDLEVRHA is encoded by the coding sequence ATGGACGAGGCACAGTTCGACCGGTTGTACACCGGGTCGTTCCAGAAACTCGTCGGCCAGATCTACGCGATGTGCGGCAATCTGGCCGAGGCGCAGGACTGCGTCCAGGAGGCGTTCATCCGCGCCTGGGACCATCGCAGAAAACTTGACTGGGACCAGAACCCCGAGGCCTGGATCCGCACCACCGCCTACCGCCTGGCCGTCAGCCGCTGGCGCAAGGCCCGCCGGGGATTCCGCCAGGCCGACCGTGCCGTCGAACCGGAGCGCACCTACGAGCCGAGCCCGGACAGGGTCGCGATCAACAGGGCGCTCGACCAACTGCCCGACGACCAACGCCGCGCCATCGTGCTGTACCACCTCTGCGACATGAGCGTGTCTCAGGTGGCCGACGAGGTCGGCTCACCCACCGGGACCGTCAAGGCCCGACTCGCCCGGGGCCGCGCCACGCTGGCGCGTCTTCTCAACACTGACTTGGAGGTCCGACATGCCTGA
- a CDS encoding FAD-binding and (Fe-S)-binding domain-containing protein: MTVDTAAPHARLLSELGELAGIVDTSTLTRALYSSDASLYRVEPLAVAHPRTSDELIALVRACLATDTPITARGAGTSCAGNAVGPGLVIDVAKHLHTIHSIDPVAGTAVIDPGVVQDQLQIAARPYGLRLGPDPSTSSRCTVGGMIGNNACGPRALGYGRMSDNVVSLDIITGTGELLTLGVDDVPELRTLVAANLGVIRTEFGTFIRQVSGYSLEHLLPEKKFDLPKFFAGTEGTLGVIVRATVRLVTDAPVSVMVALGYPTMPDAGDDIANLLRFQPTACEGIDRRIVDVVIAKNGLEAVGELPTGDGWMFLELVGDDRAEVLERAHAVVAGSAATEGWVVDDPARANSLWKIRADGAGLAGVSLEKPAYGGWEDAAVPPQHLGEYLRRFDELLGRYNLHGLPYGHFGDGCVHCRIDFPLTEPDGAERYKAFVEKAAQLVASFGGSMSGEHGDGRARSALLHHMYSPEALGLFRQIKNVFDPKGLLNPGVLVDPAPIESDLRMVAASRSPLSLSHADFVEAVHQCSGVGKCLANSTAAGGVMCPSYQATRNEKDSTRGRARALQEMVNGSLITGGWRSPEVHAALDLCLSCKGCARDCPTGVDMAAYKARVIHETYKGRLRPRAHYALGWLPRWGRLITRVPGLGRLVNLVGGAPVLGRLLKFAAGVDGRRQIPRFASNTARSSLSLGAAEGTKGRVLIWVDSFSDCFESTSFAAMVQVLVRLGYEPEVLDEAACCGLTWISTGQLDGARRQLTNAAAVLARYVRDGVPIVGVEPSCTAVWRSDAPELLPEDENVAALDGKVLTLAEFLTADPDFTPPDLSGHTIVAQPHCHHASVIGWAKDQTILLQTGADLVQVGGCCGLAGNFGVERGHHEVSVKVFEHDLGPAVEAHPDAIVLADGFSCQTQLTSLAGRSSMSLAELLATH, encoded by the coding sequence GTGACCGTCGACACCGCTGCCCCCCACGCCCGGCTCCTGAGTGAGCTGGGTGAACTCGCCGGCATCGTCGACACCTCCACGCTGACGCGCGCGCTCTACTCCTCGGACGCGTCGTTGTACCGCGTCGAGCCGCTTGCCGTCGCCCACCCGCGCACCTCCGATGAGCTGATCGCCCTCGTGCGCGCCTGCCTGGCCACCGACACCCCCATCACCGCCCGCGGCGCGGGTACCTCGTGCGCCGGCAACGCCGTCGGGCCCGGGCTGGTGATCGACGTGGCGAAGCATCTCCACACGATCCACTCCATCGACCCCGTCGCCGGCACCGCCGTCATCGATCCGGGGGTGGTGCAGGATCAGCTCCAGATCGCCGCGCGCCCCTACGGCCTGCGGCTCGGGCCGGATCCGTCGACCTCCAGCCGCTGCACCGTCGGCGGCATGATCGGCAACAACGCCTGCGGCCCCCGAGCCCTTGGCTACGGCCGCATGTCGGACAACGTCGTCTCCCTCGACATCATCACCGGCACCGGCGAGCTACTGACGCTCGGGGTCGACGACGTGCCTGAGCTCCGCACGCTCGTCGCCGCCAACCTGGGCGTGATCCGCACGGAGTTCGGCACGTTCATCCGTCAGGTCTCCGGCTACTCGCTCGAACACCTCCTTCCGGAGAAGAAGTTCGACCTGCCCAAGTTCTTCGCCGGCACCGAGGGCACGTTGGGTGTGATCGTGCGCGCCACCGTGCGGCTGGTCACCGACGCGCCGGTCAGCGTGATGGTGGCGCTGGGCTACCCCACGATGCCGGACGCCGGCGACGACATCGCCAACCTGCTGCGCTTCCAGCCCACCGCGTGCGAGGGCATCGACAGGCGCATCGTCGACGTGGTGATCGCCAAGAACGGCCTTGAGGCGGTGGGTGAACTCCCGACCGGCGACGGCTGGATGTTCCTCGAACTCGTCGGCGACGACCGCGCGGAGGTCCTCGAGCGCGCCCACGCCGTCGTCGCCGGATCCGCCGCGACGGAGGGCTGGGTGGTCGACGACCCCGCCCGCGCCAACAGCCTCTGGAAGATCCGTGCCGACGGCGCCGGCCTGGCCGGCGTGAGCCTCGAGAAGCCCGCCTACGGCGGCTGGGAGGACGCGGCCGTCCCGCCGCAGCACCTGGGCGAGTACCTGCGTCGCTTCGACGAACTCCTCGGCCGGTACAACCTGCACGGGCTGCCGTACGGCCACTTCGGCGACGGGTGCGTGCACTGCCGGATCGACTTCCCGCTCACAGAGCCGGACGGCGCCGAGCGCTACAAGGCCTTCGTCGAGAAGGCGGCACAGCTGGTGGCGTCCTTCGGCGGCTCCATGTCCGGCGAACACGGGGACGGCCGCGCCCGCTCCGCCCTGCTGCACCACATGTACTCCCCCGAGGCGCTCGGCCTGTTCCGCCAGATCAAGAACGTCTTCGACCCCAAGGGCCTGCTGAACCCCGGCGTCCTGGTCGACCCTGCCCCCATCGAATCCGACCTGCGGATGGTGGCGGCCAGCAGGTCGCCGTTGTCGCTGAGCCACGCAGATTTCGTCGAGGCCGTGCACCAGTGCTCCGGCGTCGGCAAGTGCCTGGCGAACTCGACGGCGGCCGGCGGCGTGATGTGCCCCAGCTACCAGGCCACCCGCAACGAGAAGGACTCGACGCGCGGCCGGGCGCGCGCCCTCCAGGAGATGGTCAACGGCTCGCTGATCACAGGCGGGTGGCGCTCGCCCGAGGTGCACGCCGCGCTCGACCTCTGCCTCAGCTGCAAGGGTTGCGCGCGCGACTGCCCCACCGGCGTCGACATGGCAGCGTACAAGGCGCGCGTGATCCACGAGACGTACAAGGGTCGCCTCCGTCCCAGGGCGCACTACGCCCTGGGCTGGCTGCCGCGCTGGGGTCGCCTGATCACGCGCGTCCCCGGCCTGGGCAGACTGGTCAACCTCGTCGGCGGCGCGCCCGTGCTGGGTCGCCTCCTGAAGTTCGCCGCCGGCGTCGACGGCCGCCGCCAGATCCCCCGCTTCGCCTCGAACACCGCCCGCAGCTCCCTGAGCCTGGGCGCGGCCGAAGGCACCAAGGGCCGGGTGCTCATCTGGGTGGACTCCTTCTCTGACTGCTTCGAATCCACCTCTTTCGCCGCCATGGTGCAGGTCCTCGTCCGCCTCGGCTACGAGCCCGAGGTGCTCGACGAGGCTGCGTGCTGCGGCCTCACCTGGATCTCCACCGGGCAACTCGACGGCGCCCGCCGCCAACTCACGAACGCCGCGGCCGTGCTCGCCCGGTATGTCCGCGACGGTGTGCCCATCGTCGGCGTGGAACCCTCCTGCACGGCGGTGTGGCGCAGCGACGCCCCTGAACTGCTGCCCGAGGACGAGAACGTCGCGGCACTCGACGGCAAGGTCCTCACCCTGGCCGAGTTCCTCACGGCAGACCCGGATTTCACCCCGCCGGATCTCAGCGGCCACACCATCGTCGCTCAGCCGCACTGTCACCACGCGTCCGTGATCGGGTGGGCGAAGGACCAAACGATCCTGCTGCAGACCGGCGCCGACCTGGTGCAGGTGGGCGGCTGCTGCGGCCTGGCGGGCAACTTCGGCGTCGAACGAGGCCACCACGAGGTGAGCGTCAAGGTCTTCGAGCACGATCTGGGCCCCGCCGTTGAGGCGCACCCGGACGCGATCGTGCTGGCCGACGGCTTCTCCTGCCAGACGCAGCTCACGTCGCTGGCCGGCCGCTCGTCGATGTCGCTCGCGGAGCTCCTCGCCACGCACTGA